In Euwallacea fornicatus isolate EFF26 chromosome 2, ASM4011564v1, whole genome shotgun sequence, one genomic interval encodes:
- the Dab gene encoding protein disabled isoform X2, which produces MQTLRKKTSPLKFKNETTRFLGDGVSFKAKLIGILEVSEARGDRMCQEALCDLKMAIRAAGEHKQRITINIAIDGLRLRDEKTGDCLYHHPVHKISFIAQDMTDSRAFGYIFGSPDTGHRFFGIKTDKAASQVVIAMRDLFQVVFALKKKEIELAKQHLEKSYLPSSPLFTDTPNSKPSEKSKNEPKASSSESKDSGTAVADLVDLELALNSLRQGLHQMERITPSDPFGSKDDPFGDSFISYPANVSLSDAPADELLNNCLQKLILPPPPSSGRDRSNRTSEGSTKTPPNTATSVDSASESLFSTKTHKEFSFSSREMSSSHEETGSGDWFIPTFGNSLFEESVMSAQPEPTRDEKHEAAKQEIMSQFDVFTELDPLGTGRSKPYIDKKHFFQELKNPPKKPLKELVSSGVPPSQDLFNKASTNIYSNTSGIFSADPFGEDPFVKEDPFADSDFSKQDPFETEFATQKILTGPSPRSISESENAPEPPPRPVATLSEIQPPPLPPKKQSDIVLKPPPRPPHSEEGRYDYIETAGEFKGAQESSPPLPVPQRKTKFESDFTLPPERPRKSNSQQSGDEGYLTPINLSAERAISPGPGILLPPPQRHVKKEVTVASFLESKPSVTTSIATEGLTNSLEGLDMTLSQLTLSGLNDLASKLKIPAHKLSNMTLVQLTNYLSTFIKAQSNKVGGEEHTGSTATFHADFAANFGQSSYDKYAVFRELQEEIKQTKIDGEPEELREEELRAETQAPVTEDKYAALREIVEVEIKQAQDNLADLVNEDRRLSVEDINVVNKDRLEPVKEDVIEFKSKTATPEKSPARSPIMKSPLPTAVTEIMQASARLTSGSLSDVLSGSSPEVDNTGSNSDTAKKHLDPTGESWAIFDQPSVPSEPKEGGGAAQSEEGVSPWSSDSKEFGNRSPTEWKNQSKGNDRRKKGRDQEGWWDKSVEPEESYYPANRRSTDSYEEEYYECYDRPRRRKQGGWPQPTPGGHSSSSRDVSPWEEEQPRRREGRPWGRNTRGHSFDRHRVDSWDDDEEDDYEYDEERRGRGHYFQRHGSKDSDRHSTAGSRDLEGDRWEDYGAERRYRRRREGKDAKDRWCCPDWEQGEHDKSARYPQRRSERRDRYRSSRDSQDSPWEDEYSNEPEEPHAHYLQNKKNWKQRPSSASEMDRKTGEIKSRHYLGAGGSDGERDRRYKSSRRSRSRDSTQFPETTTHRHRSKSHKATEGDYVEMSSKKTAAKRLLKETAMPEQVNTFPRKGARTKSLFDNDFVPSDESPIIREKFTFETNDFAKTRQQRSFKERRSEESKLSPRYQAKPRSPFEDDFSPSEKGEAPSEGGISSIKEEPDLVEENEDSFSVTGLNGRRKVLSKLASSRTGEQVNLKKSESVNIFARENDPFDDEFFSSGASHFGEGDARVPRSSELRWTEEFEDSDCARK; this is translated from the exons ATGCAGACCCTCAGAAAGAAAACTAGCCCCCTGAAAT TCAAGAACGAAACTACTCGTTTCCTGGGTGACGGCGTGAGCTTCAAGGCGAAACTAATTGGGATTCTGGAGGTATCGGAAGCGCGGGGCGATCGCATGTGCCAGGAGGCTCTTTGTGACCTCAAAATGGCTATCAGGGCTGCTGGCGAACACAAACAGCGTATCACTATTAACATCGCTATAGACGGGCTGAGGTTGCGGGACGAGAAAACCGGG GACTGTCTCTACCATCATCCGGTTCATAAGATTTCATTTATTGCGCAAGACATGACTGACTCCAGGGCTTTTGGGTACATTTTCGGTTCCCCCGACACGGGACATAGGTTTTTTGGTATCAAGACTGATAAAGCTGCTAGCCAg gttGTAATCGCTATGCGTGATTTATTTCAAGTTGTCTTTGCTCTGAAAAAGAAAGAGATTGAATTGGCCAAGCAGCATCTTGAGAAAAGTTATCTGCCTTCATCGCCCCTCTTCACCGACACCCCCAACTCCAAG CCCTCGGAGAAGTCGAAGAACGAGCCCAAGGCCAGTTCCTCTGAGAGCAAAGACAGCGGAACCGCTGTGGCCGATTTGGTAGATTTAGAGCTGGCACTTAACAGTCTTCGGCAAGGTTTGCACCAAATGGAACGTATCACCCCTTCGGACCCTTTCGGTTCCAAAGACGATCCCTTTGGCGATAGCTTTATAAGCTACCCGGCCAACGTAAGCCTGTCAGATGCTCCGGCCGATGAGCTGCTAAATAACTGCTTGCAGAAGCTTATACTGCCGCCTCCGCCATCATCGGGGAGGGACAGGTCGAATCGAACTTCCGAGGGGAGCACCAAAACCCCTCCCAATACAGCGACTAGCGTTGATAGTGCCTCCGAGTCACTTTTCAGCACCAAAACCCACAAGGAATTCTCGTTTTCTTCAAGGGAGATGAGCAGTTCGCACGAGGAGACGGGCAGTGGCGACTGGTTTATTCCTACTTTCGGAAATAGCCTTTTTGAAGAATCGGTCATGTCTGCCCAGCCGGAGCCGACCAGGGACGAAAAACACGAGGCGGCAAAACAAGAAATTATGTCCCAATTTGACGTATTCACTGAATTGGACCCATTAG GTACCGGTAGAAGTAAGCCGTATATTGATAAGAAACATTTCTTTCAAGAACTGAAAAATCCGCCGAAAAAGCCACTCAAAGAGCTGGTTTCTAGCGGGGTTCCACCCTCTCAGGACTTATTTAACAAAGCGTCTACgaatatttattcaaacacCTCCGGAATATTCAGCGCAGACCCCTTCGGGGAAGACCCCTTTGTTAAGGAAGACCCATTTGCTGACTCGGATTTTAGTAAACAAGACCCATTTGAGACTGAGTTTGCTACGCAGAAGATCCTAACGGGACCTAGCCCTAGGAGCATATCTGAGTCGGAAAACGCGCCAGAACCACCTCCGCGGCCAGTGGCAACGTTAAGCGAAATTCAACCACCTCCTTTACCGCCGAAAAAACAAAGCGATATAGTGTTGAAACCACCTCCCAGACCTCCACACTCGGAGGAGGGAAGATACGACTATATTGAAACTGCAGGGGAGTTTAAAGGAGCTCAGGAGTCAAGCCCGCCACTGCCGGTTCCGCAAAGGAAAACCAAATTCGAATCCGACTTTACTCTTCCACCTGAAAGACCAAGAAAAAGCAATTCGCAGCAGTCAGGAGATGAGGGATATTTGACGCCAATAAATTTATCCGCGGAACGGGCAATCTCACCTGGTCCCGGGATTTTGTTGCCGCCCCCTCAGAGACACGTCAAGAAGGAAGTCACTGTGGCCTCATTTCTAGAATCCAAACCCAGCGTCACTACTAGCATCGCCACTGAGGGTTTAACTAACTCCTTAGAGGGATTAGACATGACTTTAAGTCAGTTAACCTTGAGCGGCCTTAACGATTTGGCTTCGAAACTTAAAATTCCTGCTCACAAACTGAGCAATATGACTTTAGTACAGCTAACCAATTATCTCTCCACATTCATCAAAGCCCAATCCAATAAGGTCGGAGGAGAGGAACATACGGGCTCCACTGCCACCTTTCACGCGGATTTCGCCGCGAATTTTGGCCAATCAAGCTACGACAAATATGCAGTATTCCGGGAGCTGCAGGAGGAGATCAAACAGACGAAAATCGACGGGGAGCCGGAGGAGTTAAGAGAGGAAGAATTGAGGGCGGAGACGCAAGCACCTGTTACTGAAGACAAATATGCCGCTTTGCGGGAGATTGTCGAGGTTGAAATCAAACAAGCGCAGGATAATTTAGCCGATTTGGTGAACGAGGATCGGAGGTTGAGTGTTGAGGACATAAACGTAGTAAATAAGGATAGGCTGGAGCCAGTTAAGGAGGATGTAATCGAGTTTAAGTCGAAAACAGCGACGCCTGAGAAAAGCCCTGCGCGTAGTCCTATTATGAAAAGTCCACTTCCCACTGCCGTAACGGAAATTATGCAAGCCAGTGCGCGACTTACTTCGGGGTCTCTGTCGGATGTGCTTAGCGGCAGCTCCCCAGAAGTGGACAATACGGGGAGCAACTCTGACACCGCGAAGAAGCATTTGGATCCGACAG GAGAATCTTGGGCAATTTTTGACCAACCCAGTGTTCCGTCCGAGCCCAAAGAGGGAGGTGGAGCTGCGCAGAGCGAAGAGGGTGTCTCCCCTTGGTCGAGTGACTCCAAAGAGTTCGGGAACCGCTCTCCTACCGAGTGGAAAAACCAGTCTAAGGGCAACGACCGGAGAAAGAAGGGTAGGGATCAGGAAGGGTGGTGGGATAAGTCGGTAGAACCCGAAGAATCCTATTACCCGGCCAATCGGCGTTCAACAGACTCGTACGAGGAGGAGTACTACGAATGTTACGATAGACCGCGGCGGCGGAAGCAGGGAGGGTGGCCGCAACCGACTCCTGGTGGTCATTCCTCCAGTTCGCGTGATGTCAGTCCCTGGGAAGAAGAGCAGCCGCGAAGGCGCGAAGGTAGACCTTGGGGGCGAAACACGCGTGGTCATTCTTTCGACCGCCATCGGGTTGACAGTTGGGATGACGATGAAGAGGACGATTATGA ATACGATGAGGAACGGAGAGGACGAGGTCACTACTTCCAAAGACATGGGTCCAAAGATTCTGATCGACATAGCACCGCGGGGAGCAGAGACTTAGAGGGAGATCGGTGGGAAGACTATGGGGCTGAGCGAAGGTATAGGCGAAGGAGAGAGGGAAAAGATGCTAAGGATCGGTGGTGTTGTCCAGATTGGGAACAGGGGGAACACG ATAAGTCTGCCCGTTACCCCCAACGAAGGTCTGAACGGCGTGACCGTTATAGAAGCAGCCGCGATTCTCAGGATTCCCCATGGGAAGACGAGTATTCGAATGAGCCTGAAGAACCTCACGCGCATTACCTGCAGAacaagaaaaactggaaaCAACGACCTAGCAGTGCTTCGGAGATGGACCGCAAAACTGGCGAAATAAAATCTCGCCATTATTTGGGGGCAG GTGGTAGCGACGGGGAGCGCGATCGCCGTTACAAGAGCAGCCGCAGATCTCGCAGCAGGGATTCGACCCAATTCCCCGAGACTACCACTCATCGTCACAGATCAAAGTCTCATAAAGCGACAGAAGGGGATTATGTGGAGATGTCTTCGAAGAAAACCGCAGCGAAGCGCCTGCTAAAAGAAACGGCGATGCCCGAGCAGGTGAATACCTTTCCCCGCAAAGGCGCCAGAACCAAATCTCTCTTTGACAATGACTTTGTTCCTTCGGACGAGAGTCCGATCATACGGGAGAAGTTCACTTTCGAAACCAATGACTTCGCGAAAACCAGGCAGCAAAGGAGCTTCAAAGAGAGGCGCAGCGAAGAGTCCAAATTGTCGCCGCGGTACCAGGCCAAGCCGCGCAGCCCTTTTGAAGACGACTTCTCCCCCAGCGAGAAGGGAGAGGCGCCATCTGAAGGAGGAATTTCGAGCATTAAAGAAGAGCCGGATTTGGTCGAGGAGAACGAGGACTCGTTTTCGGTGACAGGACTTAATGGTCGAAGAAAAGTGTTGAGCAAATTGGCCTCGAGCCGGACAGGGGAACAAGtcaatttaaagaaatcagAGTCTGTGAATATTTTCGCCAGGGAAAACGATCCATTTGATGATGAGTTCTTTAGTAGTGGAGCGAGCCATTTCGGAGAAGGGGACGCGCGAGTGCCCCGGAGCTCCGAG